A single window of Metallosphaera hakonensis JCM 8857 = DSM 7519 DNA harbors:
- a CDS encoding IS1 family transposase has translation MNLVALAQLILLVLRNLNLKPRKHRPEEIAFALAAYVMGVQVTKLKIPPSTLYYYIKKLGIKRRKDARPRCPSCNSDRVVRNGSSRGKSKYRCKVCGRTFYGTASHRMSREQRERILKEYTNRMSLRGISKVEGRPLTTVYSLVKRAGLKAYVNLLILQAQLKAFRAKFAVLDESWTYVHVRRGPRRQNLWIWNALVDGVPFFVTGDRDYNTFRFLWSSLPKCEVHYTDAYSIYQVLDHHVVGKKYTHTAESYNSFCRSHLARLARDTKAVNRSRGMTDYSLALLNVMNPHVFSDEETPLNLAYLRGVQHIREHLI, from the coding sequence ATGAACCTCGTAGCCCTCGCACAACTTATACTTCTCGTTCTAAGAAATTTAAACCTTAAGCCCCGAAAGCACAGACCAGAGGAAATCGCCTTCGCCCTCGCGGCTTACGTGATGGGAGTGCAGGTCACCAAGCTCAAGATACCGCCCTCCACTTTGTATTATTACATCAAGAAACTCGGGATCAAGAGGAGGAAGGACGCGAGGCCGAGATGTCCGTCCTGCAACTCGGACCGCGTGGTCAGGAACGGTTCGTCAAGAGGGAAGAGCAAGTACAGGTGTAAGGTCTGCGGGAGGACCTTTTACGGAACTGCGAGTCACAGGATGAGCAGGGAGCAGAGGGAGAGAATCTTGAAGGAGTACACCAACAGGATGAGCTTGAGGGGAATATCCAAGGTTGAGGGAAGGCCCTTGACCACGGTCTACAGCTTAGTGAAGAGGGCCGGCTTGAAGGCCTACGTTAACCTGTTGATCCTGCAAGCCCAATTGAAGGCCTTCAGGGCGAAGTTCGCGGTTCTAGACGAGAGCTGGACTTACGTACACGTGAGACGCGGTCCTAGACGACAGAACCTCTGGATCTGGAACGCCCTGGTCGACGGAGTTCCCTTCTTCGTCACCGGCGACAGGGACTACAACACCTTCCGCTTCCTCTGGAGTTCTCTTCCCAAGTGCGAGGTCCACTACACCGACGCCTACTCAATCTATCAAGTCCTAGATCACCACGTCGTGGGCAAGAAGTACACCCACACCGCGGAGAGTTACAACTCGTTCTGTAGGTCGCACTTAGCTCGGCTAGCCAGGGACACGAAGGCCGTCAACAGGAGCAGAGGGATGACGGACTACAGCCTGGCCCTGTTGAACGTCATGAACCCGCATGTTTTCTCGGACGAGGAGACTCCCTTGAACCTGGCCTATTTGAGGGGAGTACAGCATATTAGAGAACATCTGATATAA
- a CDS encoding DUF973 family protein → MISPQELEGLKFMYESMKRLTAAVLIYAVVLFIVLTSGLAPGIGIPAIISFVLFISGASEFNKAFRILELYHGIFRLGKVVAILLFIPLVNILGVILFGVLLTSLGRNYRNGLMSLGGILTAVPFTLPLGVIISLIALKRTWENPNLHLGSAQAVNYNWGGSAPDTSPQNGRVVQVGVGRIKGGQANFRLYAYQEVYIKDVILEGYPSHTTSVMPSHLVPGSNEVSVYLSPEPMLPVNTMHKLVVILSDNSVVNVKVENRVQ, encoded by the coding sequence ATGATATCGCCCCAGGAGTTAGAAGGATTAAAGTTCATGTACGAATCAATGAAGCGACTGACCGCAGCTGTCCTGATCTACGCAGTGGTATTATTCATAGTCTTAACGTCTGGCTTGGCCCCTGGAATTGGGATTCCCGCCATAATCTCCTTTGTACTCTTCATTTCAGGCGCGTCGGAGTTCAACAAGGCATTCAGGATCCTGGAGCTCTACCACGGCATATTCAGGTTAGGTAAGGTGGTTGCGATCCTCCTGTTCATTCCTTTGGTGAACATACTTGGGGTAATTCTGTTTGGAGTTCTCTTAACCTCCTTAGGGAGGAATTACAGGAACGGTCTCATGAGCTTGGGAGGGATACTTACCGCTGTTCCTTTCACCTTACCTCTAGGAGTAATCATCTCTCTCATAGCTTTAAAGAGGACCTGGGAAAACCCGAACCTTCACTTGGGTTCGGCTCAAGCCGTGAACTACAATTGGGGTGGCTCTGCGCCCGACACTTCCCCGCAAAACGGTCGGGTGGTTCAGGTGGGGGTGGGCAGGATTAAGGGGGGCCAAGCTAACTTCAGGCTCTACGCATATCAAGAGGTCTACATAAAGGACGTAATACTCGAGGGTTACCCCTCCCACACGACATCGGTTATGCCATCACATTTGGTACCGGGATCTAACGAGGTTAGCGTTTACCTGAGTCCCGAGCCCATGCTCCCTGTTAACACTATGCATAAATTGGTAGTGATTCTCTCCGACAATAGCGTTGTGAACGTGAAGGTGGAAAACAGGGTTCAGTGA
- a CDS encoding IS1096 element passenger TnpR family protein has protein sequence MVTHGKCLFCEKRISSNTASAHFKSCEKVKEALNGNVDGFILKCKDRYSPEYWLYIAVPSSFTLKDLDQFLRAIWVDCCDHLSEFEIGDQRVIPDEDKGIEILTDLFEEEGFVASNDKLSNVLYKGLRFGYVYDFGSSTELELSVVDTVRMKDKNIYVLGRNEKPKYKCVECGKEAESLCYDCLAERDISESTYCEECLKKHEHGDENAGMIPNSPRIGVCGYTGNEKMEKIRVWPLRLK, from the coding sequence ATGGTTACCCACGGGAAATGCCTCTTTTGCGAAAAGAGGATCTCCTCTAATACAGCCTCGGCTCACTTCAAATCGTGCGAGAAAGTAAAGGAGGCCCTGAACGGAAATGTGGACGGCTTCATCCTGAAATGCAAGGATAGGTACTCCCCAGAATACTGGTTGTACATAGCCGTTCCCTCGTCCTTTACCTTGAAGGACTTGGACCAGTTCCTTAGGGCCATCTGGGTGGACTGCTGCGATCACTTAAGCGAATTCGAGATAGGTGACCAACGAGTCATTCCAGACGAAGATAAGGGTATTGAGATATTGACCGATCTTTTCGAGGAAGAGGGATTTGTCGCATCTAACGACAAACTCTCCAATGTCTTATACAAAGGATTGAGGTTCGGCTACGTATACGATTTCGGAAGCAGTACCGAGCTCGAGTTGAGCGTAGTCGACACGGTGAGGATGAAGGACAAGAACATATACGTCCTGGGAAGGAACGAGAAACCCAAGTATAAATGCGTTGAGTGCGGTAAGGAAGCAGAGAGTCTCTGCTATGACTGCTTAGCTGAGAGGGACATAAGCGAGTCAACCTATTGCGAGGAGTGTCTCAAGAAACACGAACACGGAGATGAGAATGCTGGGATGATCCCCAACTCTCCGAGGATAGGAGTTTGCGGATACACGGGGAACGAGAAGATGGAGAAGATTAGGGTGTGGCCCCTCAGGTTGAAGTGA
- a CDS encoding zinc ribbon domain-containing protein: protein MKICPKCGYSVPDYLGVCPNCGTSLQDMKACPKCGFLNQQQMKFCTNCGANLDLSPPPPPPSFSIPQYPPSGPQYPPSGINKTRSTKPRLFPKALVILLVIGILVVVVGAGVAMVLIPYYLFHHTTSNPSSVINPPTIVNPPPSPISTPPPSSNPPPSSSQGTGSSENPPSGLIHYPYINTPYIYLFANNSNLIVVSDKGFSPQGVIFPVEISGDTLVISMVAYVYNGSSLYNFTRPVAYNPGVDILTGNLSGLITVNQVSPSALVTMWGQGGGANARLFFNGTGNYDAMPWVSGGGNFTYIFVNHWGYLYLSEAVVNGQVYKVDINTWVPWSEVDGIAIVPDNGILIVKSFSVNGNTYVS, encoded by the coding sequence TTGAAGATATGCCCTAAATGTGGGTATAGTGTCCCAGACTACCTCGGCGTATGCCCAAATTGCGGAACTTCACTCCAAGATATGAAGGCCTGCCCGAAGTGTGGATTCCTCAATCAGCAACAGATGAAATTCTGCACCAATTGCGGAGCTAACCTCGATCTTTCCCCTCCACCTCCACCTCCAAGTTTCTCGATCCCTCAATATCCTCCTTCTGGGCCTCAATATCCACCTTCTGGAATTAATAAGACTAGATCAACTAAGCCCAGATTGTTCCCTAAGGCTCTCGTAATTTTGTTGGTGATAGGAATCCTGGTGGTAGTAGTAGGAGCGGGAGTGGCGATGGTTCTTATACCTTACTACCTCTTCCATCACACCACTTCCAACCCGTCTTCCGTTATTAACCCTCCCACTATCGTTAACCCTCCACCCTCCCCAATAAGCACTCCTCCACCATCTTCAAATCCTCCACCCTCCTCTTCCCAGGGTACAGGATCCTCAGAGAATCCCCCCTCAGGTTTAATACACTATCCCTATATTAACACTCCTTACATATACCTCTTCGCTAACAACTCCAACCTCATAGTTGTGTCAGACAAAGGGTTCTCCCCTCAGGGGGTAATCTTCCCTGTTGAAATCTCTGGAGACACTCTCGTGATAAGTATGGTTGCGTACGTCTACAACGGGAGCTCACTCTATAACTTCACGAGACCTGTGGCATACAACCCTGGAGTCGATATACTTACTGGAAACTTGAGTGGATTAATTACCGTGAATCAAGTCTCACCTAGTGCGCTTGTTACAATGTGGGGTCAGGGCGGTGGAGCCAACGCCAGACTGTTCTTCAACGGAACAGGAAATTACGATGCCATGCCCTGGGTTTCAGGAGGAGGTAACTTCACTTACATCTTCGTCAATCACTGGGGTTACCTATACTTAAGCGAGGCCGTTGTGAACGGTCAAGTTTACAAGGTAGATATTAACACTTGGGTACCTTGGAGTGAAGTGGACGGTATAGCCATTGTGCCGGACAACGGAATCTTGATAGTGAAAAGCTTCTCTGTGAACGGGAACACCTACGTAAGCTAA
- a CDS encoding MFS transporter, whose amino-acid sequence MSSPLDYPGYRRFLINNALTSAVYPWSEMTVMWLFYQNLHSLLLFSLVASSRVIVRIVGSPIAGWLGDRYDRGKILFVTKSTFPFILTTLALLMAFHQYLIGIAVVFIRAFISEISALTGSVSIVTLVPREMMSRAIFINRMIKEPSTLVTTLTWPLMFNLLGPYLLLVSATTLAVALPFVYGLKVSGGKKNVSLLTGLRIFASKQEVRGAILGIVVDQMAFAFLLYYTPLMVTLEGGSEIFYSLANAAFALGAVLGSYLVTKIKSSAIADIINLAVKVSLFPPLLFHNPWSLVYSMFAITFADMHLEIVWFRSLRTGATDDYLSSVIGLDDTLTNLGRTGALEIFPFLLSDGLYTAVGLGLILIGVEGIIHLTHKSMLEFDS is encoded by the coding sequence ATGTCCTCTCCCTTAGACTACCCGGGTTACAGGAGGTTCCTGATTAACAACGCCCTAACTTCAGCAGTCTACCCGTGGTCCGAGATGACGGTCATGTGGCTCTTTTACCAAAACCTCCACAGCCTACTCCTCTTCTCCCTGGTTGCTTCCTCTAGGGTCATCGTGAGGATAGTGGGCTCCCCGATCGCAGGATGGCTCGGAGATCGATACGATAGGGGTAAGATACTCTTCGTAACCAAGTCAACGTTCCCTTTCATCTTGACAACCCTGGCTCTCCTCATGGCCTTCCACCAATACCTGATAGGGATAGCGGTGGTCTTCATTAGGGCTTTCATTTCCGAGATCTCGGCCCTCACGGGGTCAGTTTCCATTGTGACCCTTGTTCCCAGAGAGATGATGTCCAGGGCAATCTTCATCAACAGGATGATTAAGGAACCCTCGACCCTTGTAACCACGTTGACCTGGCCCCTCATGTTCAACCTCCTGGGCCCGTATCTCCTCCTGGTATCGGCCACCACTCTGGCCGTGGCGCTCCCCTTCGTCTACGGTCTCAAGGTTAGCGGTGGAAAGAAGAACGTGAGCCTCCTCACCGGTCTAAGGATCTTTGCCTCAAAGCAGGAGGTGAGAGGGGCCATCCTGGGGATCGTGGTGGACCAAATGGCCTTCGCCTTCCTGCTGTATTACACCCCGCTTATGGTGACGCTGGAGGGCGGATCGGAGATCTTCTACAGTTTGGCCAACGCTGCCTTCGCTCTGGGCGCGGTTCTGGGCTCCTACCTGGTTACAAAGATCAAGAGCTCAGCGATAGCGGACATCATAAACTTGGCAGTGAAGGTCTCGCTATTTCCTCCACTCCTCTTCCACAACCCCTGGTCCCTCGTTTACTCCATGTTTGCCATAACCTTCGCTGACATGCACTTGGAAATAGTCTGGTTCAGGTCCTTGAGGACCGGGGCCACGGACGATTACCTGTCCAGCGTGATAGGGTTGGACGACACCCTAACCAATCTGGGTAGAACCGGGGCTCTCGAGATCTTCCCTTTCCTTCTCTCTGACGGTCTATATACGGCCGTGGGCTTGGGCCTAATCTTGATAGGTGTTGAGGGCATAATTCACCTGACCCATAAGTCCATGCTGGAGTTCGACTCTTGA
- a CDS encoding GH12 family glycosyl hydrolase domain-containing protein, whose amino-acid sequence MDDDIENVHRVEALLINYIMYKSAVVTLELMRKLLPLAILFIILASISYAFLYLHLRSSFPSSSTFPHESHDNANSSESLASNSQVLYLSPSNSSASFTILGRYQSDSAYSMSEVYTPDGSLLISPFIWNMKYAEGYLNMTYHGSTLNVDINLTHFKPITPTISVDGYPGVMYGQECWFPFAGKSVSPILKLPTPVEGLPQTESYLTYRLWVKNGSIHDFSYDIWLTQNPNVTYLEYPDVEIMIWLYHQANITSKYYVYEGEITERAIVNGTEMNLTFSVYVLSHTGSSNGWIGVYYLSHQQLEGEVGVPLTDMIQASFHFIDRVFPNLNESSFYLDAIQAGMEFSNDITGTAVMGYSLYNWTIQIG is encoded by the coding sequence TTGGATGATGATATTGAAAACGTCCATAGGGTGGAGGCTCTCCTGATCAATTATATAATGTATAAAAGCGCTGTCGTTACATTAGAATTAATGAGAAAATTATTACCTCTCGCGATCCTGTTTATAATACTGGCCTCCATTTCCTACGCTTTTCTATACCTCCATCTAAGATCCTCATTCCCCAGTTCCTCAACCTTTCCTCACGAGTCCCATGACAACGCTAACAGTTCTGAATCCCTTGCATCCAACTCCCAGGTCCTTTACCTCTCTCCCTCAAACTCTTCGGCCTCCTTTACTATCTTAGGACGTTATCAGAGCGACAGCGCCTACTCCATGTCTGAGGTTTACACCCCCGATGGTTCCCTCCTGATCTCCCCGTTTATCTGGAACATGAAGTACGCAGAGGGATACTTGAACATGACCTATCATGGATCGACCCTGAACGTGGACATTAACTTGACCCACTTCAAACCTATCACGCCCACAATTTCAGTTGACGGTTACCCCGGAGTCATGTACGGACAGGAATGCTGGTTCCCCTTCGCAGGTAAATCGGTCTCCCCTATCCTGAAACTGCCCACTCCCGTGGAGGGACTACCACAGACCGAATCCTACCTGACCTATCGCCTGTGGGTGAAGAACGGCTCAATTCACGATTTCTCATATGATATATGGTTGACCCAGAACCCCAACGTCACCTACTTGGAATATCCAGACGTGGAGATCATGATATGGTTGTACCACCAGGCCAACATCACGTCTAAGTACTACGTCTACGAGGGCGAGATCACAGAGAGGGCCATAGTGAACGGAACCGAGATGAACCTAACCTTCTCAGTTTACGTGCTCTCGCACACAGGGTCTAGTAACGGATGGATAGGAGTATATTACTTAAGCCATCAACAACTCGAGGGTGAAGTGGGAGTACCTTTAACCGACATGATTCAGGCTAGCTTCCATTTCATCGATAGGGTTTTCCCTAACTTGAACGAGAGTTCCTTCTACCTCGACGCAATTCAAGCGGGGATGGAGTTCAGCAATGATATCACAGGCACGGCAGTCATGGGTTACTCCCTATATAATTGGACCATTCAGATTGGCTGA
- a CDS encoding cytochrome b N-terminal domain-containing protein — MYNVSYWLGALVIASFTYTAITGMVLLLHYDPGNALPQTLAIVNNVPYGAVILFSHLYGAYILIVLAYIHMFRNFFKGAYKRPRELQWVTGVLLLSLTLAVSFFGYTLIGSNLQIGVVDSVSSFLLRTGIPGFKALVGLLFGPGANAASSNNPVLETKFFFRILGWHVILAIMIGLLSLFHLILAERYGITPS; from the coding sequence ATGTACAACGTTTCCTATTGGCTTGGGGCGCTGGTAATCGCAAGCTTTACATACACGGCGATTACCGGGATGGTACTCCTCCTTCACTATGACCCCGGTAACGCACTTCCCCAGACTCTGGCCATAGTTAACAATGTACCATACGGTGCTGTTATCCTGTTTAGTCACCTCTACGGAGCCTACATTCTCATTGTACTCGCTTACATACACATGTTCAGAAACTTCTTCAAGGGAGCCTACAAAAGGCCTAGGGAGTTACAGTGGGTCACCGGGGTATTGCTCCTGTCCTTGACTTTGGCAGTGTCCTTCTTCGGTTATACCTTAATAGGGAGTAACTTGCAGATAGGAGTAGTGGACTCAGTATCCTCCTTCCTTTTAAGAACGGGTATCCCAGGGTTCAAAGCTCTGGTGGGGCTGTTGTTTGGTCCTGGAGCAAACGCTGCATCATCAAACAACCCTGTCCTCGAGACTAAGTTCTTCTTCAGGATATTGGGCTGGCACGTGATATTGGCAATAATGATCGGTCTGCTATCTCTCTTTCATTTGATCCTGGCTGAGAGGTACGGAATTACGCCATCCTAA
- a CDS encoding methyltransferase family protein: MIPIFQTQFNEDLFYLAYILVFTPDIAVTYGIGLVRRKAGVRRREFSTFFLFIGMIFLAVFFSYFFGYYSYFSGVGELPLGFTYVGIFLMMVGEAFRMWGIITLGKFFSPVVTIYSDQRVVTKGPYRLVRHPAYGGAIITLLGVALSLRSVFSPLIILAVIASYNYRANLEEKLLLESEGEEYANYRRKVRKKFIPYLF, encoded by the coding sequence ATGATTCCAATATTTCAGACGCAGTTCAATGAAGATCTATTTTACCTGGCCTATATCTTGGTCTTTACTCCCGACATCGCCGTTACTTACGGTATAGGATTGGTGAGAAGGAAGGCGGGAGTGAGGAGGAGGGAGTTCTCGACTTTTTTCCTCTTCATAGGGATGATATTTTTAGCCGTATTCTTCTCCTACTTCTTTGGCTATTACTCTTACTTCTCAGGAGTCGGGGAACTACCCTTAGGGTTCACATACGTGGGAATTTTCCTGATGATGGTGGGAGAGGCCTTCAGGATGTGGGGGATCATAACCCTTGGCAAGTTCTTTTCCCCAGTGGTCACGATCTACTCTGACCAGAGAGTCGTGACCAAAGGACCCTATCGGCTTGTTAGACATCCTGCGTACGGTGGAGCCATCATCACGTTATTAGGAGTAGCCTTGTCCTTGAGGAGTGTCTTTTCACCGCTTATAATATTGGCCGTGATTGCATCGTATAACTATAGGGCAAACTTGGAGGAGAAGCTTTTGTTGGAGAGCGAGGGAGAGGAGTACGCTAACTACAGGAGAAAGGTGAGAAAGAAGTTCATTCCCTACCTGTTCTGA
- a CDS encoding zinc ribbon domain-containing protein, with product MVLVCPACGQSNPDGSTFCGYCGRQLVSSPLQGSSPSPAVPYSQPSTQNPTQLQPQPGGETALYMIQIAGLDPEMKPGSVLLTDRRILYSHTVYLKNESTGSTAGMKVPMIATDIATAVIRLRNIMKIRDIASSIPSNEIIKELRIPMTSAPQLINPRELLYGEIREVQIESAPFMNGTRVEFRSHSFLRVRLEIEVPNVNPQNMVYIFHDTPLRNNIRTKF from the coding sequence ATGGTATTAGTGTGCCCTGCGTGTGGTCAATCGAACCCAGATGGATCCACCTTCTGTGGGTACTGCGGTAGGCAGTTGGTATCCTCCCCCCTTCAGGGAAGCTCGCCATCTCCCGCAGTACCCTACTCTCAGCCCTCAACGCAAAATCCTACCCAATTGCAACCTCAACCGGGTGGGGAAACTGCCCTCTACATGATCCAGATAGCTGGGCTGGATCCAGAAATGAAGCCTGGGAGTGTTCTACTTACTGATAGGAGGATTCTGTACTCCCACACTGTATACCTTAAGAATGAGTCTACTGGATCAACCGCCGGAATGAAAGTCCCAATGATAGCCACCGATATAGCAACTGCCGTGATACGTCTCAGGAACATCATGAAGATAAGGGATATTGCCTCCTCCATACCGTCAAACGAGATAATAAAGGAACTGAGGATCCCCATGACCTCGGCCCCGCAACTGATCAATCCACGCGAGTTACTCTATGGAGAGATAAGGGAAGTACAAATAGAAAGCGCTCCTTTTATGAACGGAACGAGAGTGGAGTTTCGCTCACATTCTTTTTTGAGGGTCAGGTTAGAGATTGAGGTCCCGAACGTAAACCCTCAAAACATGGTGTACATATTTCACGATACACCACTGAGGAATAACATAAGGACCAAGTTTTAA
- a CDS encoding YncE family protein: MKLHLGVALVVSMLFLISLLSPYLAQSNASANNEVLQNSYGGVIFNIPTIDGPMYLAMDPSNHMLYVASYGGLFELYPSTFSVKAYASSSYSTAKLIYDQKYQKLLLVSKYGGFSAYPGVAIINTTSFLQSSFFSLPGCPFSAVVDPQNGFLYVTGKEISSSSLDYVAAYNPSNESMLWSIKLVSSVLYVSYDPVSNLMVVTGVGLGKIIFLNPLNGGITREVPTNQSLCQVAVDPNTGEIFAVNSEGNQVLVLNSVGNSTLSQVTVGPSPTCILYDNVTGYMYVLDSGSDQVSVISPGNLQVIATLNLGRPLEGPGEITSLAMDPLNGNVYVGGKYSISLISGTTLLAQYFPYRGGNYLAYDPQTGDVFVPDGYRGVLVFNPSKGIGVNYVFVGQVNLTYGPITYDTEGAVYDPHTNLIYVSEPATGVVAAIDPSNGVVVKNISVQIGSAKYFPTFLFYDPQNGYIYTPAVDSSAVVVINPATGESIQCINAIAGFKQMIYDPQNGFLYATYPIGNLVFIINPNNDSMFKHVASFCEPYSLTYDPQNGYIYILNLVNPNTSTGSTISVLNPETNEVVKCVALNYSGMPFNGTSIVYDNANGYLYVAGVQNDVIYVLVLNPSNLKVVDEIYAQPIFGKNGKVNPVLDYVNQENDLYLLTSMGMVVFNTPNSTSTSVSSQPPTNSTSSPPTNSSSKGTSSPPPTNTTSENGTSTKIVSSTQSSPPPTQNKGSIPILPLIAIVIVVLGVVVFVAYGRRRSS, translated from the coding sequence ATGAAACTGCATTTAGGTGTAGCCTTAGTAGTGTCCATGCTCTTTTTAATCTCGCTCTTATCACCTTATCTAGCTCAATCCAACGCTTCTGCGAACAACGAGGTTTTACAGAACTCCTACGGAGGCGTGATCTTTAACATACCAACCATCGACGGTCCCATGTACCTTGCTATGGATCCTTCCAACCACATGCTATACGTGGCGAGTTACGGGGGTTTGTTCGAGCTTTACCCGTCAACCTTCAGCGTTAAGGCCTATGCCAGTTCGTCCTACTCTACGGCTAAACTGATCTACGATCAGAAGTATCAGAAGCTTTTACTGGTGTCTAAGTATGGGGGCTTTAGCGCATATCCAGGGGTAGCAATAATTAACACTACTTCTTTTCTACAATCTTCTTTTTTCTCCCTCCCCGGTTGTCCTTTCTCTGCGGTCGTTGACCCACAGAACGGTTTCCTCTACGTCACGGGAAAGGAAATTTCCTCCAGTTCCCTGGACTACGTTGCTGCGTATAACCCCTCCAACGAATCCATGTTATGGAGCATCAAACTTGTTTCCTCCGTCCTCTATGTCTCCTACGATCCCGTATCGAATCTCATGGTGGTTACTGGAGTTGGCCTAGGTAAGATAATTTTCCTCAACCCCCTTAACGGGGGGATAACGAGGGAGGTTCCCACGAATCAGAGCCTCTGCCAGGTTGCAGTGGATCCCAACACAGGGGAGATCTTCGCCGTGAATTCGGAGGGCAACCAAGTTCTGGTCCTCAACTCTGTTGGTAACTCCACCCTGAGTCAGGTGACCGTAGGTCCCTCACCGACCTGTATACTTTACGATAACGTTACCGGTTACATGTACGTTCTAGATTCGGGATCAGATCAGGTGTCAGTGATAAGCCCAGGGAACCTGCAGGTAATAGCTACCTTAAACTTGGGGAGGCCCCTAGAGGGTCCCGGAGAGATCACTAGCTTAGCGATGGATCCTCTGAACGGCAACGTGTATGTGGGCGGTAAGTACTCAATAAGCTTAATCTCAGGAACTACCCTTCTGGCCCAATACTTCCCCTACAGGGGTGGAAATTACTTGGCCTACGATCCCCAGACAGGAGACGTTTTCGTACCCGACGGCTACAGGGGGGTGTTAGTCTTCAACCCTTCTAAGGGAATAGGAGTAAATTACGTGTTCGTAGGCCAAGTAAACTTAACCTACGGCCCCATAACTTACGACACGGAAGGCGCTGTATATGATCCGCATACTAACCTCATTTATGTATCCGAGCCTGCCACCGGAGTAGTAGCTGCCATTGACCCTAGTAACGGGGTCGTGGTGAAGAACATATCGGTTCAGATAGGTTCCGCTAAATACTTCCCAACTTTCCTATTTTACGACCCTCAGAACGGCTACATATACACGCCAGCCGTGGATAGTAGTGCGGTGGTGGTCATAAATCCCGCAACGGGAGAGTCCATACAGTGCATAAACGCTATAGCGGGATTTAAGCAGATGATATACGACCCTCAGAACGGGTTCCTTTACGCAACTTATCCGATAGGAAACTTAGTTTTTATTATAAATCCCAACAACGACTCAATGTTTAAGCACGTGGCGTCCTTCTGTGAACCATATTCTCTTACCTACGACCCTCAGAACGGCTACATATACATACTGAATTTAGTAAACCCCAACACCAGTACGGGCTCCACGATCTCAGTGCTGAACCCGGAAACCAACGAGGTGGTCAAATGCGTTGCCTTAAACTACTCTGGGATGCCGTTCAATGGAACCTCCATAGTATACGATAACGCCAATGGATACCTATACGTAGCTGGGGTACAGAATGATGTAATCTACGTTTTAGTCCTTAACCCTTCGAACCTAAAGGTAGTGGACGAGATCTACGCCCAGCCTATTTTTGGCAAGAATGGCAAGGTTAACCCGGTTCTCGACTACGTCAATCAGGAAAATGACCTATACCTATTGACCTCCATGGGCATGGTGGTATTCAACACCCCTAACTCCACCTCGACCAGCGTGAGCTCCCAACCTCCAACTAACTCCACTTCCTCCCCTCCAACTAACTCCTCCAGTAAGGGGACCTCCAGCCCTCCTCCAACGAACACGACTAGCGAGAACGGCACGTCCACGAAAATCGTATCATCAACGCAGTCCTCTCCTCCCCCTACCCAGAACAAAGGTTCCATCCCAATCTTACCATTGATCGCAATAGTGATAGTAGTCCTGGGTGTAGTCGTGTTCGTGGCATATGGAAGAAGAAGGAGTTCCTAA